One segment of Solanum stenotomum isolate F172 chromosome 1, ASM1918654v1, whole genome shotgun sequence DNA contains the following:
- the LOC125855450 gene encoding uncharacterized protein LOC125855450, with amino-acid sequence MVTKKRSMSFEEGDGLQHCSAIATRSPVQTKKDPGALTILCTIGLLHFAKALCDLSASINLMPLSIYKKLGLADQKPTTMQLLMADRTVKTPIGVLHDVLVKLESFIFSVDFVILDCEVDLEKSGELPTICAITYRVESRTKVQIEERLGVKALAAVMMNFDSDSIEE; translated from the exons atggtgacaaagaaaaggtctatGAGTTTTGAAGAAGGTGAtggattgcagcattgtagcgctatcgCTACAAGGTCTCCTGTGCAGACGAAGAAAGATCCTGGTGCCTTAACCATTctatgtactatagggttgttacactttgctaaggcattgtgtgatcttagTGCTAGTATCAACCTCATGCCACtgtctatttataagaagttgggtctagcgGATCAAAAGCCTACTACGATGCAGTTACTTATGGCCGATCGAACCGTAAAAAcacccattggtgtactccatgatgtgctagtaaaACTGGAGTCATTCATCTTTTCggtggattttgtgattcttgactgtgaggtggATTTGGAG AAGAGTGGTGAGCTCCCAACAATAtgtgctataacttacagagttgaGAGTAGAAcaaaagtgcaaattgaagagcgactcgGTGTtaaggcactagcagcagttatgatgaatttcgatagtgataGTATTGAAGAGTAG